A portion of the Simkania negevensis Z genome contains these proteins:
- a CDS encoding ATP-dependent helicase, with translation MIDLNAKQQLAAEHIEGPMLVLAGAGSGKTRVVTCRIAHLLKIGVPSSEILALTFTNKAAEEMRNRIKEIANHYVLTSTFHSLGARILRESISVLGYRSDFTIYDENDSLQLLKNCLGSLGYKDDKGLLKSLRIAISNAKNDLLRPQDLDRDFHSRHDQLLKELYVMYQDKLKEYNALDFDDLLFLTVRLFRESPETLKRYQKRWSFILIDEYQDTNAAQYEMTKLLSEVHNNIFVVGDPDQSIYSWRGANIHNILEFEKDYAGAQVITLEQNYRSTTNILEGANALIEQNEQRYKKELWSDLGAGEKIGIFMARNEQAEAQFVVEELISKTRSEHIPLRECVIFYRTNAQSRIFEDAFLKYQIPYVIIGGLSFYQRREIKDILALLRMVVSNADFLSFARTINLPKRGIGPTTLNKWRDLAEELALPILSLCRELMSGNVTQAPLTKKQEEGLRDYFGVLASLKSMCDERLPLEEIVQAAIEQSRYLDVLKADPETASDRKENLEALINKAAEWSEERETPTLIHFLEELSLKSSLDEAPEYDSVRLMTLHNGKGLEFDLTFIVGMEEDLFPHINSKDSIEALEEERRLCYVGMTRAKQFLYLTASTYRFMWGTPKVMVPSRFLKEVPPEYLTVLSAEEKEEEEFHFDDEEKMAIGTVVFHKDFGKGLIKKAYNTSLGVTYDVLFFESNMVRSLVGKYAKFKNLST, from the coding sequence ATGATAGATCTCAATGCAAAACAGCAACTTGCCGCCGAGCATATTGAAGGGCCCATGCTTGTCTTAGCTGGCGCTGGCTCAGGTAAAACCCGTGTTGTCACTTGCCGCATTGCTCACCTCCTAAAAATTGGAGTTCCTTCTTCTGAGATTTTGGCGCTCACTTTTACCAATAAAGCTGCCGAGGAAATGCGCAATCGGATCAAAGAGATTGCAAACCACTATGTGCTGACCTCTACATTTCACTCACTTGGAGCCCGCATTTTACGGGAATCCATTTCAGTCTTAGGATACCGGAGTGATTTCACCATTTACGATGAAAATGACAGTTTACAACTGCTTAAAAACTGCTTGGGGTCCCTCGGTTATAAAGACGACAAGGGATTGCTCAAGTCGCTCCGCATTGCGATTTCAAATGCCAAAAACGATTTACTCAGGCCTCAAGATCTCGACCGAGATTTCCATTCACGTCACGATCAGTTACTTAAAGAGTTGTACGTGATGTATCAAGATAAACTTAAAGAATACAACGCACTCGACTTTGATGATCTGCTTTTTTTAACTGTGCGTTTGTTTAGGGAATCACCCGAAACGTTAAAACGGTATCAAAAAAGGTGGTCGTTCATTCTAATTGATGAATATCAAGACACAAATGCTGCTCAATATGAAATGACGAAACTTCTTTCCGAGGTGCACAATAACATCTTTGTGGTCGGAGATCCCGATCAATCGATTTACTCATGGCGTGGCGCCAATATCCACAACATTCTCGAATTTGAAAAAGACTATGCAGGGGCGCAAGTCATCACCCTTGAGCAAAACTACCGCAGCACTACGAATATCTTGGAAGGAGCCAATGCACTTATCGAGCAAAACGAGCAGCGCTACAAAAAAGAACTATGGAGTGATCTTGGTGCAGGAGAAAAAATTGGAATCTTTATGGCGCGCAATGAGCAAGCTGAAGCGCAGTTTGTCGTCGAAGAACTGATAAGCAAGACCCGCTCAGAACACATTCCTCTAAGAGAGTGTGTCATTTTTTACCGCACCAACGCTCAATCACGCATTTTTGAAGATGCATTTTTAAAATACCAAATTCCCTATGTGATCATTGGAGGGCTTTCCTTTTACCAAAGACGGGAAATCAAAGACATCTTAGCCCTGCTACGGATGGTTGTTTCTAATGCAGATTTTCTCTCATTTGCTCGCACCATCAACTTGCCAAAAAGGGGGATCGGACCCACAACCTTAAATAAATGGCGTGATTTAGCTGAAGAGTTAGCACTTCCAATTCTTTCTCTTTGCCGCGAACTCATGAGTGGCAATGTGACCCAAGCCCCTCTCACAAAAAAACAAGAAGAAGGACTGCGTGACTATTTTGGGGTGCTTGCCTCATTGAAATCGATGTGCGATGAAAGGTTGCCTCTTGAAGAAATCGTGCAAGCAGCGATTGAGCAGTCTCGTTACTTAGATGTCCTAAAAGCTGACCCTGAAACGGCAAGCGATCGGAAAGAAAATCTCGAGGCGCTCATCAACAAAGCAGCAGAGTGGAGCGAAGAAAGGGAAACACCCACCCTCATTCATTTTTTAGAAGAGCTTTCACTCAAATCAAGTCTCGACGAAGCACCGGAATACGACTCGGTCCGTTTGATGACCCTTCACAACGGAAAAGGATTGGAGTTTGATCTGACATTTATTGTGGGGATGGAAGAAGATCTCTTTCCCCATATTAATTCAAAAGATTCCATTGAGGCGCTGGAAGAAGAAAGGCGCCTTTGCTATGTCGGGATGACCCGCGCGAAACAGTTTCTCTATTTGACTGCCTCGACCTACCGGTTCATGTGGGGAACTCCAAAAGTCATGGTTCCTAGCCGCTTTTTAAAAGAGGTACCACCTGAATATCTTACAGTCCTTTCTGCAGAAGAAAAGGAAGAAGAGGAGTTCCATTTCGACGACGAAGAAAAAATGGCTATTGGAACCGTTGTCTTTCATAAAGACTTCGGAAAAGGACTGATCAAAAAAGCCTACAACACTTCTCTTGGAGTGACATACGATGTGCTTTTTTTCGAGAGTAATATGGTGCGGTCTTTGGTAGGGAAATATGCGAAATTTAAGAATTTATCGACGTAA